The following nucleotide sequence is from Mycobacterium sp. Z3061.
GTCGCCATCGCCCAGACCGGGTTCCTGGCTCCGCCGAAAACCGTTGCGGCCGAGTAACGCCTGATCACCCGTTCTGGCGGTGCGCATCCCGGCGCAGCCGCATTGCCCGGCTGATCGCGACGGCGGCCGCCAAACCTGCCAGTGCCACGAAAATCGTCGTCGTTTCCCGGCCCGGCCCGAGCATGGCCAGCAGCAGCGGCAGGGCGAAACCCAGGTAGGTGACCGAGTAGAACACCCCGGTGAGTGTTCCGCGGATACGTTGCGGCGCAGCGGCTTCCAAATCGATCAGACCCTCGCGCAGGCACAGGCCCGAAGCGCAGCCGAGCAGCACCACGACCGCCATCCCGACACCGAGCGGAATGTCGGTGGGAGCGGCCGCGATCACGACGTAACCGAGCGCGGCCAACAACGCGCCGATCGTGCCGGTCTGCGGGCCCCAGTGGCGCACGCGGGCGACGACCTGGCTGATCCCGCTGGCCCCGTTGGTGATCAGAGCCGCCGTCCCGGCGGCCAACGGAGCGGCCAGCCCGGTGTGAACCCGGGTGGGAATCGTGACGAAAGCCAGTGTGGCCGAGATGAACACCCAGGGCGCCAACGGCATCGCCCAGCTCAACGCCCGCCGCGTGCCATGGCCCCCGCCAGCTGCCGTCGGCACCAGCGCCGGCGCCGTGGAGGTATCCCCACGCAGGCCGATGCCTGCAGCGATCATCGCCACCGCGATGAGTACGGCGGCAATGCCGAATGACGCCGGGATGCCGGAATGCCCGCGTGCCGAGATCAATCCCGAAGCGAACGGCCCCACGGCGAAGCCGGCGATCAGCACCGTGCCGGCCAGGGCCGCACCCGCGGGTCCCTTGAGGTCGGATGCCCATGCCGTACCGGAGCTGACGGCCAGGCCTACCCCGAAACCGACGATCAGACGGCCCACCAGCAAGGCCTCGGGCTGCTGCGACAGGAACATGGTGACCGTTCCGGCCAGCGCCGCACCCGCGCCCGCCAACGCCACCGACGGACGGCCGAACGCGTCCGACGCACGCCCACCGAGCAGCAGGCCCGGCAGCAGCCCCAGCGCGTAGATTCCGAACATGGTGTCAAGGGCGGCCACCGTCAGGTGTTGGTGGTCGCTGATGGCCGGTATGAGCGCGGCAAAGTGATTGGCCGCCCACCCCATAGCCAGCAGGACGGCCAATACGCCGGCGAACAGCACACTCGACCGATCCGCTTGACCGTGTGTCGGTTCCCCGGCTGGCAGGTCTGCCAGGGTGGTCGCCCCGTTAGGCCTCATCACGGACATCCCCTCCTCAACTGGCCACCGGTGCAACGACGACGGCTCCCTCCGCGATATTCCTGATCGAGACCCATGTCACTTCTCGCCGCGGCGGTTTCGTGCTAGACACCAGTACGTGGCAGAACCGGCAGTGCTCCTCGAGCGGGACCAGCACATCCTCACCATCACCCTCAACCGCCCCGAGAAACGCAACGCCTTCAATCCGGAAGTGCTGTGCCGGCTCGCCGATGCCTGGGATCTTCTGGACGACGACCCGGACCTGCGGGTCGCGATCCTGACCGGGGCGGCCGGCAACTTCTCCGCCGGTGCGGATCTGGACCGGCTGGTCGGCGCCCTGATCGCCGGCGATCCTCCGCAGAATGAGTACGAGGAGCGGGTCAGGTCCGATTTCTCGTTGATTTACAAGGGTTTTCTGAAAGACCACTACGTCAAGAAGCCGATCATCGCCGCGGTCGAGGGCTACTGCTACGCGGGCGGGATGGAGATCCTGCAGGCCTTCGATATCCGGGTGGCCGCCGAGAACGCACAGTTGGCGATCAGCGAAGTGCAGCGCGGGCTGTTCCCGATGAGCGCGTCGACGATCAGGTTGCCGCGCCAGATCCCGTACACCGTCGCCATGGAGATGCTGATCGCCGGCACTCCGATCTCCGGGCGACGCGCCTACGAGGTGGGCCTGGTCGGAAACGTCACCCCCGCAGGAGGTGCGCTGGGCCGGGCTCGTGAGATAGCGCAGCAAGTGGCGGCGAACGGTCCGCTGGCGGTCCGGAACATCAAGGCATCCGTCGTCGAGAATCTGGAAAAGACTGAGGCCGAAGCTTTTCCGCGGGAACTAGAACTCGGTATGGCCGTGATGGGGTCTGCCGACGCGAAGGAGGGGCCGCGTGCGTTCCTGGAGAAGCGGCCCCCGAACTTCACCGGCACGTGAGGGTGGCGTCGTCTCGACGCCTCAGCAGCATGGCCGCAGTGAGTAACTGCCAGAGGAAAATCGAGTAGGCGCTGCCACGTTCCCAGACACCGACGGGCAGTGCTGTAGCGCCGGCCACCAGCAGTGCCAGGCACAGAAAACCTACGGCCGCAATCACTGTCGACACCGTGCGATACCAGCGCGGCGGCGCCGCTAACAGTACCGATCCGGCCAGAATGGCGGCGTTGCCGCCGACAAGTGCCAGCGCCGCGCCGGTGAGATGTATCGGTCCGCTGGGCACCGTGCCGACCAGAATGTTGCCGACGGCATTCGCGGAGACCAGCGCCACGAACAGTCGGCACTGCCGCGCGACGGGCACACCGACGATCAACAGCGTTCCGAGCAGGAACATGGCGCCCTGTAGGCAGAACGCCGCATGCATCAACGAGGCGCGGGGGCCCTCCCTGCCGAGATCACTGATGTAGTTGCGCGCATAGCTGTAGGCCGGCAGATAGGCGGCGGCAGCGAGCGCTTCCAGGATCAGATAACCGGCGACACCCACAACCCAGAGGATGGGTCCCGCGATGCGCCGGGTCACTCGCCGGGCTGCACGTGAACGTTCCTCAAGCCCTTGACATTTCGCAGACCCGAGCAGTTCACGCAGCCGACGCACCCGACGCAGTCGGTGCAGCGCACGCACGCGACGCAGGCCACGCACCTGGTGCAGGCGATGCACGCCAGGCATGCCACGCATTCCCGGACCGCGACACACACCACCGTGAGCAGGCAGGCGATCACTCCGACGCTGCCGGCGGTGGCCGCCGATCCCGCGACCGCGACGCTGCCGGCAGTAGAGACCGACCCCGCCACCGCGACGCTGCCCGCGGTCGTCACGGATCCGGCCACCGCTACGCTGCCGGCGACTGCCGCCGATCCGGCGACCGCGACACTGTCGAGGACGGCGACCGAGCCCACGACGGACTCATTGTCAGGCTCGATGGTTACCGGCGAAGTCAAGGCAAGCATGCGCCTCATCATGTCAGGCGTGCGGTCGAAGCTGAAGGCCTCGGTCGGGTGGCGACCGGCCGTCGTGTCGTCCGGCGCGGTCTGGAAGCCGGTCATAGAATTCGCTTGACCCGGCAATTCGGGAGGAGCCACGTGGACCTCGAGCGCATCACCCACCCATTGCGGCTGGCGCGGGGATCCCACCAGCCGGGTTCCGCCAAAGGCTGTGCGATGAACGTCATTTCGTACATCAACGGCGACGAACGGATCACCGACTTTCCGGCCACCTCGGCGCGGCCACTGGCCGCGTTCGTCCAGCTGTGCAACGACCAACTGGCGGGGACCGACGGGTATCTGTCTCCGGAGGACGCCCTGGTTGCGCTCGATCTCGGCTGGCTGACAGTCGGTACCGCGGAGGTCGACGAGACCGTCATCAGGCCGTGGGTGTCCAAGTTGTTGATCAGTCCGCCCTGGGGTGTGGTGCGGTACGCCGATGGCGCCGCGGCCGAGGCGATCTCGGTGATCGCCGAGCTGCATCGCACGCTTGCCCCCGGTGCGATGCCCGACATCGCGAGCTGGGACACGGCTGCCCGGGCCGCCCGGGAGATCAGCGCCACGATGGCTCCGGGTGCCGAGAGGTACGCCGTCCGGGCCGCGTATCAATCGACCGCCCTCTCCGACGCCGAGGCATGGGACACACTAGATGCCGTGACCGGCAACGCTCTGCGTGCCCATCGGCTGGCGAACTTGGATCAGGGCCCGGCCCGGATCGTGGAGACGACGCGTCACGCGATCCGGTCCTGGCGGCGGCTGGCCGGCCTCTCGGTGGTCGGCAACGTCCCCGCATCGGTGGCCAAGGCCCTGCAGCGGAACGGAACGGCCGCCTAGCAGGCTCGACCGTATACCGTAGGGGGTATGGTATACAGGAAGGGCGAAAGGAGCTGACCGAAATGTCTGAGAACCCTTCCAGTCCGGCTGTGACGATCTGGTTCGACCCGGTGTGTCCGTTCTCGTGGAACACCGCCCGCTGGCTGAAGGCCGTTGCCGACAAGACCGGCATGAGCGTTGAATGGCGGCTGATGAGCCTGGCAGTGCTGAATGAGGGCCGGGAAATGCCGCCCAAACAGCAGTCCCGGATGCATGACTCCCGGCGAGTCGGCCGGCTGATGGCCGCCATCCGTGATCAATACGGCAATGCGGGCTTGGCGACAGCGTATTTCGCGTTCGCCGAGCGTTACTTTGATCGGTCCGAACCGGTTGACGACGGACTCATCCAGCAGGTGCTGGATGCCGTCAAATCCTGGGATGTCACCGTGGATGTCCTGTCGGACTCGTCGTGGGACGAACTCGTCCGGCGCAGCCATCAGGCTGGGCAGGACGCTCTCGGCGAAACCGGCGGCAGCCCGATCCTGCGTATCGACGGCCACGCGTTCTTCGGTCCGGTGCTGACCGCTACGCCTGATCCGCAGGTTGTTGAGACAATGTTTGAGGCGGTGGCTGCGCTGGCCGCCATCCCGCAGTTCGCCCAACTGCAACGACCACGCGGCGGCTAAGTCTCAGGGGGTTTCGGATGTGTCATGCGGTGCGGTGCCGAGTCTGCGGAAAAATCACCTGGGCGGGATGCGGTGCGCATGTGAAGGAAGTCCAGCGCACCGTGCCCGCCGACCAGTGGTGCGACGGGCACGAGGCGGCCGGATCACGCCCGGGCCTGTTCCGGAAGAGATGGTGACGGCTAGCGGATAGCCAGGCCCGTCAGCGCCCGCGAAATCACCAGGCGCTGAATCTCACTCGTCCCCTCGAAGATGGTGAAGATCTTGGCGTCGCGGTGCATGCGCTCGACGGGGTAGTCGCGGGTGTAGCCGTTGCCGCCGAGGATCTGGATCGCCTCGTCGGTGACGTAGACCGCGGTCTCACTCGCCACCAGCTTGGCCATCGAGCCTTCCGCCGCCTCGAAGTTCTGGTTGTTGCGGGCCATCCACCCGGCCCGCCACACCAGCAGGCGCGCCGCGTCGATGCGACTCTTCATGTCGGCCAGTTTGAACGCGACGGCCTGGAACTCTCCGATCTTGCGGCCGAATTGCTCACGCTGGCTGGCGTATTCGAGTGCGTACTCATAGGCCGCGCGGGCTACCCCGACCGCCATCGCCCCGACGGTGGGCCGGGTGCGCTCGAACGTCTTCATGGCGGCCTGGCCACCGGCCGACGCACCCGACTTCACCCGGGCGATCCGCGCTTCGAATTTCTCCCGCCCACCGAGAATCGCGTCCTCGGGTAGCCGGACATTGTCGAGCACCACCTCGGCGGTGTGCGAGGCGCGGATCCCGTGCTTCTTGAACTTCTGGCCCTGCGCCAGGCCTTTGGTGTCAGGGCCGATGACGAAGCTGGCCTGACCGCGGGTTCCGAGTTCCGGGTAGACCGACGCGACAACGATGTGCACGTTGGCGATTCCGCCGTTGGTGGCCCACGTCTTGGTGCCGTTGAGCACCCACTCGCCGGCCGCCTCGTCATAGCGGGCCCGGGTGCGGATGCCCCCGACATCGGATCCCGCGTCGGGCTCGGAGGAGCAGAACGCCGCCAGTTTGGGCTCGTCGGCGGTGCCGAACATCTCCGGCAACCATTGACCCAGCTGTTCCGGAGTTCCGTTGCCCGCCAGCGCCGCTGCCGCCAGGCCGGTGCCCATGATGGACAGCGCGATGCCCGCGTCGCCCCAGAACATCTCCTCGAATGTGGTGAGCATGCCCAGACCGGTTTCCTCCGCGGCCTGCTGCGCCATGAAGTCAGGGGAGTAGAGGCCGACCTTGGCGGCCTCCTGGATCACCGGCCAAGGCGTCTCCTCGCGCTCGTCCCATTCGGCCGCGGCCGGGCGAATGACATCGGCGGCGAACTTGTGCACCCAATCGCGCACCTCGATCACGTCGTCGCTCAGTTGCATGGAAAAGGTCATGGCTTGACTCCTGGGTTTCGGGGTGTGCGGTAATGCGTAAGGACGCTGACGGTCTGGTTGACCCAGGCCTCGAAATAACGTTCTTCGTCGATGTTTCCGGGCAGGCGCCCGGTGAGTGCCTGCAGTGTGGCGGCGTAGGACAACGAGCCGATGGCGTTGGCCGCCATCGCATCCGGATCGGGAATCTGGGTGCGGCCGGACCGATTCGACGCGGTCAGTTCGTCGGCGAACCGTTGGTATGCGTTGTCGGTGATGACCTGCCAGGTTTTCTCGTCGAGATCGCCGAGCTCGTCGGGCTCGCGCAGCATCACCTTGAGCAGGTCCTCGCTCTGCTTGAAATTGCCCCAGATGAGCTGACCGGCCGTGCGCACCGCGTCCTCGACGCTGGTCGGCTCTTCCGCGTCGTACTGCTCGCGCGCGGCGACGATGCGGTCGATCCGGTGCGTCACCGCCGCTTCGAGGAGTTCACGCTTGGAGCCGAAGTGTTTGTACAGCGCGCCCGACCCGGGGGCCAGGCCGGCGGCGCGCTGGATGTCGGCCACCGATGTCGCCGCGTAGCCCTTGGCGGCGAACAGCTTCAGCGCCTCGGCCAGCAGCCGGTCACGTCCGCGACTGGGTTCCGTGACCATGGTGAGAGAGTACTCACTCACCACCTGAGGCGACAAATCTGCAGGTGAAGTCAGACGGCGAGCTCGGCCGGCATTTCCTCGTCGAGGACGGCCTGCGACAGCAGTTCGCCGAGCAGCGGCCCGAACTTCATCAGGTTGGCGCCCACGAAGGCCAGGACGCGGCCGCGTTGTGCCACGGTCCAGCCGTCGCCGCCGTCGTCAAGCCACGCCGCGCGGGCCGTCACGCAATTTACCCGGCCCACCGGCGTCAACGACGGGAACAGCTTCCGCACGACGGCGGGATCGGGGTCGTCCTGGCCGAACGCCCAGCGGCCGGTACTGCCGATCGGCAGTCCATAGCCCTCGGGCGCCGAAAGACACGCCGAACCCGAAGCGGATCCGCCCTCGTAGGTGAAGCGGGTGTGGGGGGAGAACTCGATACCGAGCGGACCGAACAGGTCCTGGGTGTGTGTCCCCGCGCAGATGAGCACCCGGTCGGCGCGCAGCACGGTCCCGTCCGCCAGCGTGGTCGAGCCGTCGTCGGCAACGGCCAGAACCTCATCGCGCCGGAGTTCCACGCGGGCAGACAGGGCACCCAGCGCGCGGCGGATGCGCAGGCTGCCGCCCTCGGGATCGAAAAGCCCGGTTTCCCAGGGAGTTTGCAGGAAGGGGATACGCGCCGTGATCTGGCCTCGGTCGAGCCGGGAGAAAGCGGCATCGGCTTCGGCCATGGCCGATGTGACGGCGTCGACGGCACCGGCGGCGATGAATCCCTCCGTACCCAGCAGGGTGAGTCCGAATTCGGATTCCCAACGCAGCCAACCGGATCGGGCGCGCTGAGCCAGCCGGCACAGCTGTGGTCGCCGATGCGCGATGCGGAAGATCCGTGCCAGTCCCGCGGACTGTTCGGCAAACGGTTCGCCGCGCTCGATGACGACGGAAGGCACACCGCGCCGGGCCAGTTCGTAGGCTGTCGCAAGTCCGGAGATGCCGGCGCCGACGATC
It contains:
- a CDS encoding TetR/AcrR family transcriptional regulator → MVTEPSRGRDRLLAEALKLFAAKGYAATSVADIQRAAGLAPGSGALYKHFGSKRELLEAAVTHRIDRIVAAREQYDAEEPTSVEDAVRTAGQLIWGNFKQSEDLLKVMLREPDELGDLDEKTWQVITDNAYQRFADELTASNRSGRTQIPDPDAMAANAIGSLSYAATLQALTGRLPGNIDEERYFEAWVNQTVSVLTHYRTPRNPGVKP
- a CDS encoding FAD-binding oxidoreductase → MILIVGAGISGLATAYELARRGVPSVVIERGEPFAEQSAGLARIFRIAHRRPQLCRLAQRARSGWLRWESEFGLTLLGTEGFIAAGAVDAVTSAMAEADAAFSRLDRGQITARIPFLQTPWETGLFDPEGGSLRIRRALGALSARVELRRDEVLAVADDGSTTLADGTVLRADRVLICAGTHTQDLFGPLGIEFSPHTRFTYEGGSASGSACLSAPEGYGLPIGSTGRWAFGQDDPDPAVVRKLFPSLTPVGRVNCVTARAAWLDDGGDGWTVAQRGRVLAFVGANLMKFGPLLGELLSQAVLDEEMPAELAV
- a CDS encoding enoyl-CoA hydratase-related protein → MAEPAVLLERDQHILTITLNRPEKRNAFNPEVLCRLADAWDLLDDDPDLRVAILTGAAGNFSAGADLDRLVGALIAGDPPQNEYEERVRSDFSLIYKGFLKDHYVKKPIIAAVEGYCYAGGMEILQAFDIRVAAENAQLAISEVQRGLFPMSASTIRLPRQIPYTVAMEMLIAGTPISGRRAYEVGLVGNVTPAGGALGRAREIAQQVAANGPLAVRNIKASVVENLEKTEAEAFPRELELGMAVMGSADAKEGPRAFLEKRPPNFTGT
- a CDS encoding acyl-CoA dehydrogenase family protein, coding for MTFSMQLSDDVIEVRDWVHKFAADVIRPAAAEWDEREETPWPVIQEAAKVGLYSPDFMAQQAAEETGLGMLTTFEEMFWGDAGIALSIMGTGLAAAALAGNGTPEQLGQWLPEMFGTADEPKLAAFCSSEPDAGSDVGGIRTRARYDEAAGEWVLNGTKTWATNGGIANVHIVVASVYPELGTRGQASFVIGPDTKGLAQGQKFKKHGIRASHTAEVVLDNVRLPEDAILGGREKFEARIARVKSGASAGGQAAMKTFERTRPTVGAMAVGVARAAYEYALEYASQREQFGRKIGEFQAVAFKLADMKSRIDAARLLVWRAGWMARNNQNFEAAEGSMAKLVASETAVYVTDEAIQILGGNGYTRDYPVERMHRDAKIFTIFEGTSEIQRLVISRALTGLAIR
- a CDS encoding DUF998 domain-containing protein, translating into MTRRIAGPILWVVGVAGYLILEALAAAAYLPAYSYARNYISDLGREGPRASLMHAAFCLQGAMFLLGTLLIVGVPVARQCRLFVALVSANAVGNILVGTVPSGPIHLTGAALALVGGNAAILAGSVLLAAPPRWYRTVSTVIAAVGFLCLALLVAGATALPVGVWERGSAYSIFLWQLLTAAMLLRRRDDATLTCR
- a CDS encoding MFS transporter, with product MRPNGATTLADLPAGEPTHGQADRSSVLFAGVLAVLLAMGWAANHFAALIPAISDHQHLTVAALDTMFGIYALGLLPGLLLGGRASDAFGRPSVALAGAGAALAGTVTMFLSQQPEALLVGRLIVGFGVGLAVSSGTAWASDLKGPAGAALAGTVLIAGFAVGPFASGLISARGHSGIPASFGIAAVLIAVAMIAAGIGLRGDTSTAPALVPTAAGGGHGTRRALSWAMPLAPWVFISATLAFVTIPTRVHTGLAAPLAAGTAALITNGASGISQVVARVRHWGPQTGTIGALLAALGYVVIAAAPTDIPLGVGMAVVVLLGCASGLCLREGLIDLEAAAPQRIRGTLTGVFYSVTYLGFALPLLLAMLGPGRETTTIFVALAGLAAAVAISRAMRLRRDAHRQNG
- a CDS encoding DsbA family protein: MSENPSSPAVTIWFDPVCPFSWNTARWLKAVADKTGMSVEWRLMSLAVLNEGREMPPKQQSRMHDSRRVGRLMAAIRDQYGNAGLATAYFAFAERYFDRSEPVDDGLIQQVLDAVKSWDVTVDVLSDSSWDELVRRSHQAGQDALGETGGSPILRIDGHAFFGPVLTATPDPQVVETMFEAVAALAAIPQFAQLQRPRGG